One Bosea sp. 685 DNA segment encodes these proteins:
- a CDS encoding aminodeoxychorismate/anthranilate synthase component II — protein MRILLIDNYDSFTWNLVHLIGGLGADVVVRRNDAVTVAEALSDDHDAIVLSPGPCTPNEAGICLDLVREGAGIKPIFGVCLGLQAIGQVFGGDVVRAPLPMHGKISAIRHQSRGMFRGINGPIQATRYHSLVVSRQTCPASLDIEAESDDGLIMALSHREFPVQGVQFHPESIASEHGATILRNFLEISERWSQQHQPAALPQTA, from the coding sequence ATGCGCATCCTGCTGATCGACAACTACGACAGCTTCACTTGGAACCTCGTCCACCTGATCGGTGGGCTGGGGGCTGACGTCGTGGTGCGCCGCAACGATGCGGTCACGGTCGCCGAGGCGTTGTCCGACGATCACGACGCGATCGTGCTGTCGCCCGGCCCCTGCACGCCCAACGAGGCCGGCATCTGCCTCGACCTCGTGCGCGAGGGCGCCGGAATCAAGCCGATCTTCGGAGTCTGCCTGGGCTTGCAGGCGATCGGCCAGGTCTTCGGCGGCGATGTCGTGCGAGCCCCCCTGCCGATGCACGGCAAGATCTCGGCGATCCGGCATCAATCGCGCGGCATGTTCCGTGGCATCAACGGGCCGATCCAGGCGACGCGCTACCATTCGCTCGTCGTCTCCCGTCAAACCTGCCCTGCATCACTCGATATCGAGGCGGAAAGCGATGACGGATTGATCATGGCGCTGTCGCATCGCGAATTTCCGGTGCAGGGCGTGCAGTTCCACCCTGAGAGCATCGCCTCCGAGCATGGCGCGACGATCCTGCGCAATTTCCTCGAAATTTCCGAGCGATGGTCGCAGCAGCACCAGCCCGCCGCCCTGCCCCAGACCGCCTGA
- the trpE gene encoding anthranilate synthase component I encodes MQAPFERFAQSYEAGTAQLLRQVLVGDCETPVAAFLKLRHATTGPAFLLESVEGGAVRGRYSMIGLEPDLIWRCHHGEAALCRPALGDSFLTDPRPAFESLRSLLEESAIPDSEGAEGEKLPPMAAGVFGYLGYDMVRLMERLPEAKETGTGVPDAILLRPTLMVVFDSVRDEIHVVTPVRAQPGIAARVAYEQAQERLEAVVMALEGPLPADAAIDIANLPEPAIVSNTSEADFHAMVATAQDYIRAGDIFQVVLSQRFEAPFQLPPFALYRALRRVNPAPFLCYLDFAEFQIVCSSPEILVRLRDDTVTIRPIAGTRRRGATVAEDDALAEELLADPKERAEHLMLLDLGRNDVGRVARIGSVKVTDSFFIERYSQVMHIVSNVEGTIDPQHDALAALSAGFPAGTVSGAPKVRAMEIIDELERDARGAYGGCIGYFGANGEMDTCIVLRTAVVKDERMHVQAGAGIVYDSNPASEQAECVNKAKALFKAAEEAIRFASRVGRGQ; translated from the coding sequence ATGCAAGCCCCTTTCGAACGCTTTGCGCAAAGCTACGAGGCCGGCACGGCGCAATTGCTGAGACAGGTACTGGTCGGCGATTGCGAGACGCCGGTCGCCGCCTTCCTGAAGCTGCGGCACGCGACGACGGGCCCGGCCTTCCTGCTCGAATCGGTCGAAGGCGGAGCCGTGCGCGGGCGCTACTCGATGATCGGGCTCGAACCGGACCTGATCTGGCGCTGCCATCACGGCGAGGCCGCTTTGTGCCGGCCGGCGCTCGGCGACAGCTTCCTCACCGATCCGCGCCCGGCTTTCGAGAGCCTGCGCTCATTGCTGGAGGAGAGCGCGATCCCCGACAGCGAAGGGGCGGAAGGCGAGAAACTGCCGCCCATGGCCGCCGGCGTGTTCGGCTATCTCGGTTACGACATGGTGCGCCTGATGGAGCGCCTGCCTGAGGCCAAGGAGACCGGCACCGGCGTTCCCGACGCCATCCTGCTCCGCCCGACGCTAATGGTCGTGTTCGATTCGGTGCGCGACGAGATCCACGTCGTGACCCCGGTACGGGCTCAGCCCGGTATCGCGGCCCGCGTGGCCTATGAGCAGGCGCAGGAGCGGCTGGAGGCCGTGGTGATGGCGCTCGAAGGGCCGTTGCCAGCCGATGCCGCCATCGACATCGCCAATTTGCCGGAGCCGGCGATCGTCTCGAACACCAGCGAGGCGGATTTCCACGCCATGGTCGCCACCGCGCAGGACTATATCCGCGCCGGTGACATCTTCCAGGTCGTGCTGTCGCAGCGCTTCGAGGCGCCCTTCCAACTGCCTCCGTTCGCGCTCTACCGGGCACTAAGGCGGGTCAATCCGGCGCCGTTCCTGTGCTATCTCGACTTCGCCGAGTTTCAGATCGTCTGCTCCAGCCCCGAAATCCTGGTCCGCCTGCGCGACGATACCGTCACCATCCGGCCGATCGCCGGTACGCGGCGTCGCGGCGCGACGGTGGCTGAGGACGACGCACTCGCCGAGGAATTGCTGGCCGATCCGAAGGAACGTGCCGAGCATCTGATGCTGCTCGATCTCGGCCGCAACGATGTCGGCCGGGTCGCGCGGATCGGCTCGGTGAAGGTGACCGATTCCTTCTTCATCGAGCGCTATAGCCAGGTCATGCACATCGTCTCGAATGTCGAGGGTACGATCGACCCGCAGCATGACGCGCTGGCCGCTCTGTCCGCCGGCTTTCCCGCCGGCACGGTCTCGGGCGCGCCGAAGGTCCGGGCGATGGAGATCATCGACGAATTGGAGCGCGATGCGCGCGGCGCCTATGGCGGCTGCATCGGCTATTTCGGCGCCAATGGCGAGATGGACACCTGCATCGTGCTGCGCACGGCGGTGGTCAAGGACGAGCGCATGCATGTCCAGGCCGGCGCCGGCATCGTCTACGATTCCAACCCGGCATCCGAGCAGGCCGAATGCGTGAACAAGGCGAAAGCCCTGTTCAAGGCAGCGGAAGAGGCGATCCGCTTCGCCTCGCGGGTCGGGCGCGGGCAATAG